One window of Anaerolineae bacterium genomic DNA carries:
- the menC gene encoding o-succinylbenzoate synthase yields MLKIETLTLYHLRMPLVTPFETSFGRITHRECLIVEARDEQGLVGWGEVVADRDPGYAYETTGTAWHILSGFLVPWLLNAPLDDADPAADFQRRAARVRGHNMAKAGLEMALWDLRGKREGRSLREMLGGVRERVAIGVSVGIQPTVEALLETVAAYVEQGYRRVKLKIKPGRDVAEVQAVRRAFPGLPLQVDANSAYTLESAQALKPLDDLDLLLIEQPLAEDDLWDHHKLQGAFRTPICLDESITLPRHARQALEMGACRVINIKQGRVGGLGNAKAIHDLAQAQGVPVWCGGMLETGIGRAANLALASLPNFALPGDISATERYYARDITLERFTLNEDSTITVPTGPGLGVTVDREALAAFTVRCATFAGEV; encoded by the coding sequence ATGCTCAAAATCGAAACTCTCACCCTTTATCATTTGCGCATGCCCCTGGTCACCCCCTTCGAGACCTCCTTTGGCCGCATCACCCACCGCGAGTGCTTGATCGTGGAGGCCCGCGACGAGCAAGGCCTTGTCGGCTGGGGCGAGGTGGTGGCCGACCGCGACCCCGGCTACGCCTACGAGACCACGGGCACGGCCTGGCATATCCTGAGCGGCTTCCTCGTCCCCTGGCTCTTGAACGCGCCCCTGGACGACGCCGACCCGGCGGCCGACTTCCAGCGCCGGGCGGCCAGGGTGCGCGGGCACAACATGGCCAAAGCCGGCCTGGAGATGGCGCTGTGGGATTTGCGCGGCAAGCGAGAAGGCCGTTCGCTGCGCGAGATGTTAGGCGGCGTGCGCGAGCGGGTGGCCATAGGCGTCTCGGTGGGCATCCAGCCCACGGTGGAGGCTTTGCTCGAGACGGTCGCCGCCTATGTGGAGCAGGGTTACCGGCGGGTGAAACTCAAAATCAAGCCCGGCCGCGATGTGGCCGAGGTGCAGGCCGTGAGGCGGGCTTTCCCCGGCCTGCCCCTGCAGGTGGACGCCAACAGTGCCTACACGCTGGAAAGCGCCCAGGCCCTCAAGCCCCTGGACGACCTCGACCTCTTGCTCATCGAGCAGCCCCTGGCCGAGGACGATCTGTGGGATCACCACAAGTTGCAGGGGGCCTTTCGCACCCCCATCTGCCTGGACGAAAGCATCACCTTGCCCCGCCACGCCCGCCAGGCGTTGGAGATGGGCGCCTGTCGGGTGATCAACATCAAACAGGGGCGGGTGGGCGGCCTGGGCAACGCCAAAGCCATCCACGACCTGGCCCAGGCGCAGGGCGTTCCCGTGTGGTGCGGCGGCATGTTGGAGACCGGGATTGGTCGGGCGGCCAACCTGGCCCTGGCCTCGCTGCCCAACTTCGCCCTGCCGGGCGACATCTCGGCCACCGAGCGCTATTACGCCCGCGACATCACCCTCGAGCGCTTCACCCTGAACGAGGACAGCACCATCACCGTGCCAACGGGCCCGGGCCTGGGCGTGACGGTGGACCGGGAGGCGTTGGCCGCCTTCACCGTGCGCTGCGCCACCTTTGCCGGAGAGGTGTGA
- the fabL gene encoding enoyl-[acyl-carrier-protein] reductase FabL, which translates to MFAPDLFAGKVALITGSGRGIGQAIALQFARLGADVVVNFFRNRKPAEETASLIEQMGRRAVVVKANVGDLDDLDRLFATAEAEFGGLDFFIHNAASGYNRPVMEQKPKGWEWTMNINARALLFAAQKAAPLMQRRGGGAIVSISSPGSMRVLPEYVVVGASKAALEALTRYLAVELAPYDIVVNAVSPGVVLTDALKHFAVLRQSDAIEKARAATPAGRLTTPEDIAQVVAFLCSPGAAMIRGQVIVVDGGYLLPATGGL; encoded by the coding sequence ATGTTTGCCCCAGATTTGTTTGCCGGAAAAGTCGCCCTGATCACCGGGTCGGGCCGCGGCATCGGCCAGGCCATCGCACTCCAGTTTGCCCGCTTAGGCGCCGATGTGGTGGTCAATTTCTTTCGCAACCGCAAGCCCGCCGAGGAAACGGCCAGCCTCATCGAACAAATGGGCCGCCGCGCCGTCGTGGTCAAGGCCAATGTGGGCGACCTCGACGACCTGGACCGTCTCTTCGCCACCGCCGAGGCGGAATTCGGCGGCCTGGATTTCTTCATCCATAACGCTGCCTCGGGCTACAACCGCCCTGTGATGGAGCAGAAACCCAAGGGTTGGGAATGGACGATGAACATCAACGCCCGCGCCTTGCTCTTCGCCGCTCAGAAGGCGGCCCCCCTGATGCAGCGGCGCGGCGGCGGGGCCATCGTCAGCATCTCCAGCCCCGGCTCCATGCGGGTGCTGCCGGAGTATGTGGTGGTGGGCGCCAGCAAAGCCGCCCTGGAGGCCCTCACCCGTTACTTAGCCGTGGAACTGGCCCCCTACGACATCGTGGTCAACGCCGTGTCGCCGGGGGTGGTGCTCACCGACGCGCTGAAGCATTTCGCCGTGCTCCGCCAGAGCGACGCCATTGAAAAAGCCCGAGCCGCCACTCCGGCCGGTCGCTTAACCACCCCTGAAGACATCGCCCAGGTGGTCGCCTTCCTGTGCAGCCCGGGCGCCGCGATGATCCGCGGCCAGGTCATCGTGGTGGACGGCGGGTACCTTCTGCCTGCCACGGGAGGGCTCTGA
- a CDS encoding NAD(P)H-binding protein, producing MRILITGGTGFVGQALVRHLVAAGHEVRVLLRPGGRNPRLPKGVPVEVALTTLDDPRGLRAALAGVEAVVHLAGGEWLGVQADLAQVDVQGTQALVEAALEMRVGHLIYLSHLGAEPASAYPVLRAKGLAEAAIRRSGVPHIILRSALAFGPGDGLTTGLALLLHAQPGFFLLPGDGRVRLQPLWIEDLAAALALTVEMDQWLGRTLEIGGPEQLTLGEIVQTVAQVLGLRRWMIPVPPVYLRWLTVAVQYALPAFPISTYWLDYLALSRTCDVDVLPREFGLMPERFARRLDYLKAIPWRRRLLATLFRLR from the coding sequence ATGCGTATCCTGATTACCGGTGGGACTGGCTTCGTCGGGCAGGCGTTGGTGCGTCACCTGGTGGCGGCAGGCCACGAGGTGCGCGTGTTGTTGCGCCCCGGCGGACGGAATCCGCGCCTGCCCAAGGGCGTGCCGGTGGAAGTGGCCTTGACCACCCTGGACGACCCCCGTGGCCTGCGGGCTGCCCTGGCGGGCGTCGAAGCCGTGGTTCACCTGGCCGGGGGCGAATGGCTGGGGGTGCAAGCCGACCTGGCTCAGGTAGATGTTCAAGGCACCCAGGCCCTGGTCGAGGCGGCTTTAGAGATGCGGGTGGGACACCTGATTTACCTCAGCCATCTGGGTGCCGAGCCGGCCTCGGCCTATCCGGTGTTGCGCGCCAAAGGGCTGGCCGAGGCGGCCATCCGACGCAGCGGCGTGCCCCACATCATCCTGCGCAGCGCGCTGGCTTTCGGCCCCGGCGACGGCCTAACCACCGGGCTGGCCCTGTTGCTCCACGCCCAGCCGGGGTTTTTCCTGCTCCCCGGCGACGGCAGGGTGCGTTTGCAGCCTTTGTGGATCGAAGACCTGGCGGCGGCCCTGGCGCTGACCGTCGAGATGGACCAATGGCTTGGCCGCACCTTAGAAATCGGCGGGCCGGAGCAGTTGACCCTGGGCGAAATCGTCCAGACCGTGGCGCAGGTTCTGGGCCTGCGGCGGTGGATGATTCCCGTGCCGCCGGTGTACCTGCGGTGGCTCACCGTGGCGGTGCAGTACGCCCTGCCCGCCTTCCCCATCTCGACCTATTGGCTGGATTATCTGGCCCTCAGCCGCACCTGCGACGTGGATGTGCTCCCCCGGGAGTTTGGCCTGATGCCCGAGCGCTTTGCCCGGCGGTTGGATTACCTGAAAGCCATCCCCTGGAGGCGGCGCTTGTTGGCTACCCTGTTTCGCTTGAGGTGA